CAAGGTCACCGGCGGCGGCTTCCAGTTCGTCAAGGGCGAGGGCGCGCGCCTGGAGCACGCCCTGATCCAGTTCATGCTGGACGTCCACCGCGAGCAGGACTACGTCGACGTGTTCCCGCCGATCCCCGTCAACAGCGAGTCCATGCGCGGCACCGGCCAGCTCCCGAAGTTCGCCGAGGACGCCTACCGCGTCGGCGACCGGCAGGAGGACGACTACGACGACGACGACCTGTGGCTCTTGCCGACGGCGGAGGTGCCCGTCACCAACATGTACCGCGACGAGATCCTGCTGGACGACGACCTCCCGATCAAACACCAGGCGTTCAGCCCCAACTTCCGCCGGGAGGCCGGCGAGCACGGCACGGAGACCCGCGGCTACGTCCGCGTCCACCAGTTCAACAAGGTCGAACTGGTCAACTTCGTCCGCCCGGAGGAGAGCTACGACCGACTGGAGGGCCTGCTCGACGAGGCGACCGAAGTCCTCGACCGCCTCGAACTGCCCTACCGCGTGCTGGACATGTGCACCGGCGACATGGGTTTCACGCAGGCCAAGAAGTACGACGTCGAGGTGTGGGCCCCCGCCGACGACATGGAGGACGGCCCCGACGTCGGCGGCCGCTGGCTGGAGGTCTCCAGCGTCTCCAACTTCGAGGACTTCCAGGCCCGCCGCGCCGGCATCCACTACCGGCCCGAACAGCACGAGTCGGCCGAGTACCTCCACACGCTCAACGGCTCCGGACTGGCCGTCCCGCGCGTGCTGGTGGCCATCATGGAGTACTACCAGAACGACGACGGCACGATCACCGTCCCCGAGGCGCTGCGCCCGTACATGGGCGGCCAGGAGATCATCGAGGGCCACGAGCCCGTCGGGGAGAGCGCTCTGGGGGAAGGCGACAGCGAGTAGCGCTCACTCGCCCCCGTCGCCGCCGTCGGCGGCCGCCTCGTCGTCGGAACTGGACGGTGCGCGCGTCCGGTCGACCACGAGATAGTCGTCCACGCTCTCGATGCACTCGGCCGGGAGGCGGACGCGCCCGTCGTCGTCGGTCTCGACGGCCTCGAGGGCGTCGTCCGGGTCGACCGTCAGCGTCTCGAGGTCGCCGGTCCGGAGGTTCACGGTCACGTTGTGGACGGTACCGATCGTCTCGCCGTCGGCGGCGAGCACCGGTCTGTCGGAGAGCTTCGTCGCGAGGACCTCTCGCATGTACTCGCCTGCGACCAGAGTGTAATTAAAACATAGGGTTGGATCTAGTGACACTCGGGCGGCAGCGGACTGCTCGGATCACCGCGTGTACGTCCGGATCTCTGCGATTCGCTCGCCGTCGAAGGCGAGAACGTCGACGAACCGCGTAATCTCGTCGCCGTCGGCCGAGAGCAGCCGCCCCTCGACGGCCACGCCGTCCGCGTCCCCGTAGATTCGGTCGATCGGGTGGCTGGTGTCCGTCTGCGGGCGCTCCTCGCGCATGAACCGGACGAACCGCTCGCGGCCTTCGAAGGTACGGTCGGGCCTGACCTGGCGGAAGTCGGGGGCCAGCAGATCCGCGAGCAGGTCGTAGTCGTCCTCGTCGAGCGCCCGGTAGTAGGTGCGGGCCGTCGCCTCGGCGTCCATACCGGTACCAGCGCCGCC
This genomic interval from Halomicrobium urmianum contains the following:
- the serS gene encoding serine--tRNA ligase translates to MLSRQFVRENPETVRDAIEAKGVTGVDLDGILEIDEEWRELKAEGDDLRHQRNEVSSQIGEYKREGEEEKAQEAIERSQELKEELQRVEDRADELEAELEERLLEIPNVPHESVPYGEGEADNVERYREGFDDLRVDPDDVIPHYDLGEELDVLDFERGAKVTGGGFQFVKGEGARLEHALIQFMLDVHREQDYVDVFPPIPVNSESMRGTGQLPKFAEDAYRVGDRQEDDYDDDDLWLLPTAEVPVTNMYRDEILLDDDLPIKHQAFSPNFRREAGEHGTETRGYVRVHQFNKVELVNFVRPEESYDRLEGLLDEATEVLDRLELPYRVLDMCTGDMGFTQAKKYDVEVWAPADDMEDGPDVGGRWLEVSSVSNFEDFQARRAGIHYRPEQHESAEYLHTLNGSGLAVPRVLVAIMEYYQNDDGTITVPEALRPYMGGQEIIEGHEPVGESALGEGDSE
- a CDS encoding PRC-barrel domain-containing protein — its product is MREVLATKLSDRPVLAADGETIGTVHNVTVNLRTGDLETLTVDPDDALEAVETDDDGRVRLPAECIESVDDYLVVDRTRAPSSSDDEAAADGGDGGE
- a CDS encoding nuclear transport factor 2 family protein; translated protein: MDAEATARTYYRALDEDDYDLLADLLAPDFRQVRPDRTFEGRERFVRFMREERPQTDTSHPIDRIYGDADGVAVEGRLLSADGDEITRFVDVLAFDGERIAEIRTYTR